DNA sequence from the bacterium genome:
AGCTGCCGGAGGGCCTCGGTAGCACCAGCCGCCTGCTCGAGGAGACGCCCGAGGGCCGGCGGACCACCGAGATCATCATCAACACGCCCCGCAAGAGGCTGGTGGGGCGGCAGGTCACGGGCATGATCCCCCATGACCCGCTGGTGGGCAAGACGACCGTCTACCCCGTCCAGTCCACGGACGACTGGCTGGCCTACCGCGACCTGCTGGAGCTGCAGCGCGAGGGCCTCGGCGACCCCGTCCTGGACACGGTCGAGGAGGCGGTCGCCTTCATGGGTGAGGAGGGCATGCCCAGCGTCGGCCTGGGGCCCGCGTACACGTCGCTGGGTTCCGTCCGCGGCATGCAGGACCTCATCATGGACTTCTACGACACCCCCGACCTGATGGACGACCTCCTCGCCCTCCAGCGCCCGCTCAACCTCCGCTGTGTCGAGGGCTTCGTCCAGTCCTCCAGCCCCGTGGCCTGGCTGGACATCTGCTGGGCGACCGGCTCGGGCCTGAGCCCGCGGATGTTCGAGCGCTGGGCGATGCCGGACGTATACGCCGCGATGGAGATCATCAAGCAGCACCCGGGCAAGGTCCTGGGCCTCTACACGCTGGGCAAGATCGGGCAGTTCATGCCGATGTTCGCCGACGCGGGCGTCCACTTCGTCTC
Encoded proteins:
- a CDS encoding uroporphyrinogen decarboxylase family protein, whose amino-acid sequence is LPEGLGSTSRLLEETPEGRRTTEIIINTPRKRLVGRQVTGMIPHDPLVGKTTVYPVQSTDDWLAYRDLLELQREGLGDPVLDTVEEAVAFMGEEGMPSVGLGPAYTSLGSVRGMQDLIMDFYDTPDLMDDLLALQRPLNLRCVEGFVQSSSPVAWLDICWATGSGLSPRMFERWAMPDVYAAMEIIKQHPGKVLGLYTLGKIGQFMPMFADAGVHFVSTFEPNEGDMSLREAKQRFGKKMALLGNLNCLVLAFGTVQDARQEARRCLEEAMDGGGYVMVTADEVPADAQWDNLRAMVDTVQEYGRY